The sequence below is a genomic window from Desulfobulbus oligotrophicus.
AAAGGAAGGCAAGGTTGAGCTGAAAATACGAAAGACTGGGGAAACGCGGATCTTGACAATGGAGGCGATGGTTTCGGAGGTAACTGAACTGGTCAAGCAGGCACTTTCCTGTTAAAAGTAGTCGAGACAATGACTGGTAGACTGAGGCCGATTGCCCGGTTGCGACCGTTGCAATCTGCTCTTATGGGTAACTCCCCCTACAACAACATGTAAATAACATGTCGAATATTAATCCTCTGCTCTCCTTGGCGTCAGCGTACCTGCCCGGAGTCGATCTCAGTCGCTTGAGTGAGGCCTACGAATTCGTCTGTGAACGACATAAGGGACACCGGTACCCCACAGGTGAATCGTATGTCGACCATCTTCTGGCAGTCGCTTCAACCCTGGCTTCAATGAAGCTGGACCTTGACACTGTTGTTGCCGGACTTCTGCATGGATCGATCAAAGAAGGTGTCGCCACACTGGATGAGCTCAAAAAGAAGTTTGGTGAACCGGTCGCCAATATCGTCAACGGCACAACCCGTATTACCAATGTACGGTACAACAGCCAGCTTGCACACGAAGCCGGGAACATCCGCAAGCTCCTTCTGGCAATGGGTGCTGACATCCGTGTGCTTTTGGTCAAGCTTGCAGATCGTCTGCAGGATATGCTCAACCTCGATGCCCTGGATACAACCGAGCAACGCACCAAGGCACGGGAGACCATGGATCTGTATGCTCCCCTGGCGAGCCGGATCGGTATCGAATGGCTTAAACGCGAGCTGGAGGATCTATCCTTCAAGTATCTTTTTCCTGTTGAATATGCCGACCTGACAGCTCACATGGAAAGCACTCTGGCAGAGCGTCAGGCCTATGTCGATGAGGTCATTGATATTCTGTATGCTAAATTGCGTGCCAATAAAATTGAGCCGGTACGGATTGTCGGCCGTCCAAAACACCTCTATTCGATTTACAAGAAGCTGATGGTGCAGAAAATTCCCCTGGAACGTGTCTATGACAAGGTTGCTTTCCGGATCATCGTCAACAGTGTCAAAGACTGTTACCAGACCTTAGGGACCGTTCATGCCGACTGGCCGCCGGTACCCGGACGGATTAAGGACTGGATCAGTGCGCCGAAGTCAAACAACTATCAATCGTTGCACACAACCGTTTCCGGACCGGATGGTCATTTTATTGAAATCCAGATTCGGACCATTGAGATGGATCGGATAGCCCAGGAGGGAGTTGCTGCACACTGGGCCTACAAAGAGGGACAGCAGATCACCGATGGTGATGCACGTTTGTTTAAAGAGCTAAAACAGCTGGTGCAAACTCTGCAGGATGTTGAGGATCCGAACGAGTTCATGGAATCCGTGCGTGGTGAGTTGTTTGAGCCGGATGTCTTTGCCCTGACACCAACCGGTGAGGTCCGTGAACTTCCCCGGGGGAGTACACCGATCGATTTTGCGTATGCCATCCATACCGCCATTGGTGACACCTGCGTTGGCGCCAAGGTGAATGGTCATATTGTTCAGCTGAAACATCAGCTGCAAAATGGCGACATTGTTGAGATCTTTACCCAGAAAAATCAGCATCCCCGTCGTGCCTGGCTGCAGTTTGTCAAGACAAGCAGGGCACGTACCCGAATTCGTCAGTATCTGCGACGTGAAGAAAGGGAACGGGCACTGAAACTCGGTCGCGAAATCTGCGAACGCGAACTGCGAAAGTACGACATCCGGTTTCGCAGTTTGCTGAAAAGCGGCCACTTGCGTCTATTGTTAAAGGAGCTGAACTGCCAGTCACTGGATGATCTGCTTATTCGGGTTGGGAACGGCTCCATAACGATTCCACAGCTCGTCCGGACACTCCAGCCTGAAGAGTTCCGTGAGGCTGAAGAAAAACGCCATAAAGCCGAACTGATCGAACGTGCCCAGCGAACTGCGG
It includes:
- a CDS encoding RelA/SpoT family protein, translated to MSNINPLLSLASAYLPGVDLSRLSEAYEFVCERHKGHRYPTGESYVDHLLAVASTLASMKLDLDTVVAGLLHGSIKEGVATLDELKKKFGEPVANIVNGTTRITNVRYNSQLAHEAGNIRKLLLAMGADIRVLLVKLADRLQDMLNLDALDTTEQRTKARETMDLYAPLASRIGIEWLKRELEDLSFKYLFPVEYADLTAHMESTLAERQAYVDEVIDILYAKLRANKIEPVRIVGRPKHLYSIYKKLMVQKIPLERVYDKVAFRIIVNSVKDCYQTLGTVHADWPPVPGRIKDWISAPKSNNYQSLHTTVSGPDGHFIEIQIRTIEMDRIAQEGVAAHWAYKEGQQITDGDARLFKELKQLVQTLQDVEDPNEFMESVRGELFEPDVFALTPTGEVRELPRGSTPIDFAYAIHTAIGDTCVGAKVNGHIVQLKHQLQNGDIVEIFTQKNQHPRRAWLQFVKTSRARTRIRQYLRREERERALKLGREICERELRKYDIRFRSLLKSGHLRLLLKELNCQSLDDLLIRVGNGSITIPQLVRTLQPEEFREAEEKRHKAELIERAQRTAAGIRREAGKGKANDIAGIDGMLMRISQCCHPIPGDPILGFVTTGSGVSIHRAACQNLLATDPGRWLEVSWSDAPQSTYRTALRIRAENRKSLLADISSTISADDADIVELTARTTTENIAELDVLLDIIDLKHLQVLQQHLLQMPEVLEVRRS